Proteins found in one Amycolatopsis aidingensis genomic segment:
- a CDS encoding ATP-dependent helicase: MDDVTDVLELFSPATRDWFAGAFAAPTEAQAGAWRAAHAGEHALVVAPTGSGKTLAAFLWALDRLATSAPPAEAVRRCRVLYVSPLKALAVDVQRNLRAPLAGISQATRRLGGTPPEITVGMRTGDTPATERRSFARTPPDVLVTTPESLFLLLTSAARESLRGVETVIVDEVHAMAGGKRGAHLALSLERLDELLPRPAQRIGLSATVRPIDEVSSFLAGGRPVQVVRPELAKTIEVRVEVPVENMADLTSPPQPRDPMQQSDMDEERTGAELPRPSIWPAVEERVLELIRAHRSTIVFANSRRLTERLTARLNELAAERTELEPGDTFPAEAIGESGLATGAVATVARAHHGSMSREQRTLVEEELKSGKLPCVVATSSLELGIDMGAVDLVVQIEAPPTVASGMQRVGRAGHQVGAVSSGVMFPKFRGDLVSCAVVAERMAAGRIEAVRYPRNPLDVLAQQVVGMVAVEPRTVEDLAATVRRAAPFTALPDDALHAVLDMLAGRYPSEEFGELRARITWDRVTGELRGRPGAQRLAVTSGGTIPDRGLFTVTTPGEEGKPGSRVGELDEEMVYESRVGDTILLGTSSWRVTDITHDRVVVVPAPGEPARMPFWKGDAPGRPLELGRALGAFVREVAAEAVADPEAARGRATAAGLDESASTNLLGYLDEQRQAARHIPDDRTILLERFRDELGDWRVVLHSPFGGQVNAPWALAIAARLREQRGVDAQVAHSDDGIVLRLPETLDDNGTELTLGAQDVLLDSEEVEQLIVAEVSGSALFAARFRECAARSLLLPRRDPRRRTPLWQQRQRAAQLLGVAAKYERFPVVLEAMRECLQDVYDVGGLRELMADVRARKVRVVEVETESASPFARSLLFGYVGMFLYETDAPLAERRAAALSLDSALLAELLGTEAIRELLDAEVVESVERSLQRLDPDRQARGQEDAADLLKFLGDLSEEEAGQRGIRPEWLAELVAQRRVIRVRIAGEERAIAIEDAGRVRDALGVALPIGVPEAFTEPVADPLGDLLARYARGRGPFPARQAARRFGLGVSVVTGVLDRLTAEGRLVRGELSPVSHERMPEPGGTEYCDAGVLRRLRRASLAKLRAEVEPVEPAALGRFLPSWHGIGGRVRSAPTADDVLSVVDQLAGAPLPASALESLILPSRLPGYYPALLDELTAAGEVVWCGCGTLPGGDGWLALAGADLADLLLPEVEETAPDGPLHQAIISTLDGGALFFRQMVDRVTPLLPSAPNDADVVTALWELVWAGMVTGDTLGPLRAQVSGRGAAHKPRRSAPRGRYARMRASRPAMPSRTGPPTVAGRWALTPPRDADPTRRTHARTEAFLERHGVLTRGALETERVSGGFSGIYKVLRGMEDSGQVIRGYVVEGLGAAQFAARGAVDRLRALADPAGQRTGNEAIVLAAADPAQPYGAALPWPTPLGETRHRPARKAGALAVLVDGVPTLYVERGGRSLLSFTEDDAALRAAAQALSTAVREGWLGQLAVQRADGEQALTSGLADILREAGFRATPKGLRLRA, from the coding sequence ATGGATGACGTGACCGATGTGCTCGAGCTGTTCTCCCCCGCGACCAGGGACTGGTTCGCCGGGGCCTTCGCCGCGCCTACCGAGGCGCAGGCGGGGGCGTGGCGGGCCGCGCACGCCGGGGAACACGCCCTGGTCGTCGCGCCGACCGGCTCGGGCAAGACGCTGGCCGCCTTCCTCTGGGCGCTGGACCGGCTGGCGACCTCGGCACCGCCCGCGGAGGCCGTCCGCCGCTGCCGGGTGCTGTACGTCTCACCGTTGAAGGCCCTGGCGGTGGACGTCCAGCGCAACCTGCGCGCCCCGCTGGCCGGGATCTCGCAGGCGACCCGGCGGCTGGGCGGTACCCCACCCGAGATCACCGTGGGCATGCGCACCGGAGACACCCCGGCCACCGAGCGCCGATCCTTCGCCCGCACCCCGCCGGATGTGCTGGTCACCACGCCGGAGTCGCTGTTCCTGCTGCTCACCTCGGCGGCAAGGGAGTCGCTGCGCGGGGTGGAGACGGTGATCGTGGACGAGGTGCACGCGATGGCCGGTGGCAAACGCGGGGCGCACCTCGCGCTGTCCCTTGAGCGGCTGGACGAGCTGCTGCCCCGGCCCGCGCAGCGGATCGGGCTGTCCGCAACCGTACGGCCGATCGACGAGGTGAGTTCCTTCCTCGCCGGTGGCAGGCCGGTCCAGGTGGTGCGGCCGGAGCTGGCCAAGACCATCGAGGTGCGGGTCGAGGTCCCGGTCGAGAACATGGCCGACCTGACCTCCCCGCCGCAACCGCGCGACCCGATGCAGCAGTCCGATATGGACGAGGAGAGGACTGGGGCGGAGCTGCCGCGACCGTCCATCTGGCCCGCCGTCGAGGAACGGGTGCTCGAGCTGATCAGGGCGCATCGCTCGACCATCGTGTTCGCCAACTCCCGCAGGCTCACCGAACGGCTCACCGCGCGGCTGAACGAGCTCGCCGCCGAACGGACCGAACTGGAACCGGGAGACACGTTCCCCGCCGAGGCCATCGGTGAGTCCGGGCTGGCCACCGGCGCCGTGGCCACCGTGGCCAGGGCGCACCACGGGTCCATGTCCCGGGAGCAGCGCACCCTGGTCGAGGAGGAGCTGAAATCGGGCAAGCTGCCCTGCGTGGTGGCCACTTCCTCGCTGGAGCTTGGCATCGACATGGGCGCGGTCGACCTGGTGGTGCAGATCGAGGCCCCGCCGACGGTGGCTTCCGGGATGCAGCGGGTCGGCAGGGCCGGGCACCAGGTCGGCGCCGTGTCCAGCGGGGTGATGTTCCCGAAGTTCCGCGGTGACCTGGTCTCCTGCGCGGTGGTGGCCGAGCGGATGGCGGCCGGCCGGATCGAGGCGGTCCGTTACCCGCGCAACCCGCTGGACGTGCTGGCCCAGCAGGTGGTGGGCATGGTCGCGGTGGAGCCGAGGACGGTCGAGGACCTCGCGGCCACCGTACGCAGGGCGGCCCCGTTCACCGCGCTGCCGGACGATGCCCTGCACGCCGTGCTGGACATGCTGGCGGGCCGCTACCCCAGCGAGGAGTTCGGCGAGCTGCGCGCGCGGATCACCTGGGACCGGGTGACCGGTGAGCTGCGCGGGCGGCCCGGGGCGCAGCGCCTGGCGGTCACCTCCGGCGGCACCATCCCGGACCGTGGCCTTTTCACCGTGACCACCCCCGGAGAGGAGGGCAAACCGGGGTCGCGGGTGGGCGAGCTGGACGAGGAGATGGTCTACGAGTCCAGGGTGGGCGACACGATCCTGCTCGGCACCTCCTCCTGGCGGGTCACCGACATCACCCACGACCGGGTCGTCGTGGTCCCCGCACCGGGTGAACCGGCGAGGATGCCGTTCTGGAAGGGGGACGCCCCCGGCAGGCCGCTGGAGCTGGGGCGTGCGCTCGGGGCCTTCGTCCGGGAGGTGGCGGCCGAGGCGGTGGCCGATCCGGAGGCGGCCCGCGGGCGGGCCACCGCGGCCGGGCTGGACGAATCGGCCAGTACCAACCTGCTCGGTTACCTGGACGAGCAGCGCCAGGCCGCGCGGCATATCCCGGATGACCGCACGATCCTGCTGGAACGTTTCCGGGACGAGCTGGGCGACTGGCGGGTGGTGCTGCACTCCCCGTTCGGCGGGCAGGTGAACGCGCCGTGGGCGCTGGCGATCGCCGCGCGGCTGCGCGAGCAGCGCGGGGTGGACGCGCAGGTGGCGCATTCCGACGACGGGATCGTGCTGCGGCTGCCCGAGACGCTGGACGACAACGGCACCGAACTCACCCTCGGCGCGCAGGACGTGCTGCTGGATTCGGAGGAGGTGGAGCAGCTGATCGTCGCCGAGGTCAGTGGATCGGCACTGTTCGCGGCCCGGTTCCGGGAGTGCGCGGCGCGATCCCTGCTGTTGCCGCGCCGGGACCCGCGCCGCCGCACCCCGCTGTGGCAGCAGCGGCAACGGGCCGCGCAGTTGCTCGGGGTGGCGGCCAAGTACGAGCGGTTCCCGGTGGTGCTGGAGGCCATGCGGGAATGCCTACAGGACGTCTATGACGTGGGCGGGCTGCGCGAGCTGATGGCCGATGTGCGGGCCCGCAAGGTGCGGGTGGTGGAGGTGGAGACCGAGTCGGCCTCGCCGTTCGCGCGCAGCCTGCTGTTCGGCTACGTCGGCATGTTCCTCTACGAGACCGATGCGCCACTGGCGGAGCGGAGGGCCGCGGCCCTTTCGCTGGACTCGGCGTTGCTGGCCGAGCTGCTCGGCACCGAGGCGATCAGGGAACTGCTGGACGCCGAGGTGGTCGAGTCGGTGGAACGGTCCCTGCAACGGCTCGACCCCGACCGGCAGGCCCGCGGCCAGGAGGACGCGGCGGACCTGCTGAAGTTCCTCGGCGACCTGTCCGAGGAAGAGGCGGGGCAGCGCGGGATCCGGCCGGAGTGGCTCGCCGAACTGGTGGCGCAGCGGCGGGTCATCCGGGTACGGATCGCGGGCGAGGAGCGCGCCATCGCCATCGAGGACGCGGGCCGGGTCCGGGACGCGCTGGGGGTGGCGCTGCCGATCGGGGTTCCGGAGGCGTTCACCGAACCGGTGGCGGACCCGCTCGGCGACCTGCTCGCCCGGTATGCCCGTGGCCGGGGCCCGTTCCCGGCACGGCAGGCCGCGCGACGCTTCGGGCTCGGGGTGTCGGTGGTGACCGGCGTGCTGGACCGGCTGACCGCCGAGGGCAGGCTGGTCCGCGGTGAGCTGAGCCCGGTGAGCCACGAGCGGATGCCCGAGCCTGGTGGGACGGAATACTGCGATGCCGGGGTGCTGCGTCGGTTGCGGCGGGCCTCGCTGGCAAAGCTGCGCGCCGAGGTGGAGCCGGTGGAACCGGCCGCGCTGGGCCGGTTCCTGCCGTCCTGGCACGGCATCGGTGGCCGGGTGAGGTCCGCACCCACCGCGGACGATGTGCTGTCCGTTGTGGACCAGCTCGCGGGCGCACCACTGCCGGCGAGCGCGCTGGAGTCACTGATCCTGCCCAGCAGGCTGCCGGGCTACTACCCCGCGCTGCTGGACGAGCTGACGGCCGCAGGCGAGGTGGTCTGGTGCGGCTGCGGGACACTGCCCGGCGGGGACGGCTGGCTGGCGCTGGCCGGTGCCGACCTGGCCGACCTGCTGCTGCCCGAGGTCGAGGAGACGGCCCCGGACGGCCCGCTGCACCAAGCGATCATCTCCACTCTGGATGGCGGGGCGCTGTTCTTCCGCCAGATGGTGGACCGGGTGACCCCGCTGCTGCCGTCCGCACCGAACGACGCCGACGTGGTGACCGCGTTGTGGGAACTGGTGTGGGCCGGGATGGTCACCGGGGACACCCTCGGGCCGTTGCGCGCGCAGGTATCCGGCCGGGGTGCCGCACACAAGCCTCGCCGGTCCGCGCCCCGGGGCCGGTATGCCCGGATGCGAGCGAGCCGCCCGGCCATGCCCTCGCGCACCGGGCCACCGACCGTGGCCGGGCGCTGGGCGCTGACCCCGCCACGGGACGCCGACCCCACCCGGCGCACACATGCCAGGACCGAGGCATTCCTGGAACGGCACGGCGTGCTCACCAGGGGCGCACTTGAAACCGAGCGGGTGAGCGGCGGATTCTCCGGGATCTACAAGGTGCTGCGCGGGATGGAGGACTCCGGGCAGGTCATCCGCGGGTATGTGGTGGAAGGGCTGGGCGCGGCCCAGTTCGCCGCGCGCGGCGCGGTCGACCGGCTGCGGGCCCTTGCCGATCCGGCGGGGCAGCGGACGGGGAACGAGGCCATCGTGCTGGCCGCGGCCGACCCCGCGCAGCCCTACGGCGCGGCACTGCCCTGGCCCACGCCGCTCGGCGAGACCAGGCACCGGCCCGCCCGCAAGGCGGGGGCGCTGGCCGTGCTGGTCGATGGGGTGCCCACGCTGTACGTGGAACGCGGCGGGCGCTCCCTGCTGTCCTTCACCGAGGACGATGCGGCCCTGCGTGCGGCGGCGCAGGCCCTTTCCACCGCCGTGCGCGAAGGCTGGCTCGGGCAGCTCGCAGTGCAGCGCGCCGATGGCGAGCAGGCGCTCACCTCCGGCCTCGCCGACATCCTGCGCGAGGCCGGTTTCCGCGCCACCCCGAAGGGCCTGCGGCTGCGTGCCTGA
- a CDS encoding DUF1905 domain-containing protein encodes MVVVFDAELWVWDARRGDSWIFVSLPIEESEEIRDLAGPPGRGFGSLRVRVTIGGTTWRTSIFPDSARGSYVLPVKRAVRQAEALDAGDLATVTVELIDL; translated from the coding sequence ATGGTCGTAGTTTTCGATGCCGAGCTGTGGGTATGGGATGCCCGCCGCGGGGACAGCTGGATCTTCGTCAGCCTCCCGATCGAGGAATCCGAGGAGATCCGGGACCTGGCCGGTCCACCGGGTCGTGGCTTCGGCTCACTGCGGGTGCGGGTCACCATCGGCGGGACCACCTGGCGGACCTCGATCTTCCCGGACAGCGCGCGGGGCAGCTATGTGTTGCCCGTCAAACGGGCCGTCCGCCAGGCGGAAGCCCTCGACGCGGGCGACCTCGCGACCGTGACGGTCGAGCTCATCGACCTGTGA
- a CDS encoding helix-turn-helix domain-containing protein translates to MDRGTEDVLDAVGPRLRALRRERGITLADLAAATGVSESTLSRLESGRRRATLELLLPLARTYDVPLDDLVGAPRTGDPRIHLKPIRRFGITFVPLSRRPGGVHAFKMIIPAQPEPLEPNPQTHEGFEWLYVLNGRLRLVLGERDLIVPPGEAAEFDTNLPHWLGSADGAVVELLILFGPHGMRAHVRADAGALPPVTGR, encoded by the coding sequence GTGGACCGTGGAACGGAAGACGTGCTCGACGCGGTGGGGCCGCGGTTACGGGCGCTGCGCCGCGAGCGCGGCATTACCCTCGCCGACCTCGCGGCGGCGACCGGGGTGTCGGAGAGCACCCTGTCCCGGTTGGAGAGCGGACGGCGCCGGGCGACGCTGGAGTTGCTGCTGCCGTTGGCCCGCACCTACGACGTTCCGCTGGACGACCTCGTCGGCGCCCCGCGCACCGGCGACCCCCGGATCCACCTCAAGCCGATTCGCCGGTTCGGGATTACCTTCGTGCCGCTGTCCCGGCGGCCCGGCGGGGTGCACGCGTTCAAGATGATCATTCCGGCCCAGCCGGAACCACTCGAACCGAACCCGCAGACGCATGAGGGCTTCGAATGGCTCTACGTGCTCAATGGACGCCTGCGGCTCGTGCTCGGTGAGCGCGACCTGATCGTGCCGCCCGGCGAGGCAGCCGAGTTCGACACGAACCTGCCGCACTGGCTGGGCAGCGCCGACGGTGCGGTGGTCGAGCTGCTCATCCTGTTCGGCCCGCACGGGATGCGCGCGCACGTGCGGGCCGATGCCGGCGCGCTGCCGCCGGTCACAGGTCGATGA
- a CDS encoding class I SAM-dependent methyltransferase translates to MSTDAATFWDGVHADRSAVADPRPNDRLTETIAGLPPGEALELGCGDGGDALWLARQGWRVTAVDISAVALERLATLARAHGLAERIGIERHDLRESFPQGEFDLVCAHYLHTPFDLARATVLRSAARALRPGGRLLVVDHGSTAPWSWNQDPDLRYPSPQEVAAGIDLDPATWPVERAEAPRRIATGPGGRTAEVTDHILLIRRGTA, encoded by the coding sequence ATGAGCACCGATGCGGCCACGTTCTGGGACGGCGTGCACGCGGACCGGTCGGCAGTCGCCGATCCGCGGCCGAACGACCGCCTCACCGAGACGATCGCGGGCCTGCCGCCCGGCGAGGCGCTGGAGCTCGGATGCGGCGACGGCGGCGACGCACTGTGGCTCGCCCGCCAGGGCTGGCGGGTCACCGCGGTCGACATCTCGGCCGTGGCGCTCGAGCGGCTCGCCACCCTCGCCCGCGCGCACGGCCTTGCCGAACGCATCGGCATCGAGCGGCACGACCTGCGCGAGTCCTTCCCGCAGGGGGAGTTCGACCTCGTCTGCGCCCACTATCTGCACACGCCCTTCGACCTGGCCCGCGCGACCGTGCTGCGCTCGGCCGCGCGGGCGCTGCGCCCTGGCGGGCGGCTGCTGGTCGTCGACCACGGCTCGACCGCGCCGTGGTCGTGGAACCAGGATCCCGACCTCCGGTACCCGAGCCCCCAGGAGGTCGCCGCGGGTATCGATCTGGACCCGGCGACCTGGCCGGTCGAGCGGGCCGAGGCGCCCCGCAGGATCGCGACCGGGCCGGGCGGGCGCACCGCCGAGGTCACCGACCACATCCTGCTGATCCGCCGCGGCACCGCCTGA
- a CDS encoding DinB family protein, which yields MPSTTRRNRRRDTPPPRTGSSETEVLRGFLDYLRSSIAAKVEGAPEPQVRTAAVPSGTNLLGLLNHLTFVERSMFLGDEVTDWQATFQAAPADSVAAVLARYRKAVQAANLVLEGCTDLGAPLPRPRPDRPAPSIRWALTHMIEETGRHAGHADILRELIDGTTGR from the coding sequence GTGCCCAGTACCACGCGCCGCAACCGCCGCCGCGACACCCCGCCACCCCGCACCGGCAGCAGCGAGACCGAGGTCCTGCGCGGATTCCTCGACTACCTCCGGTCCTCGATCGCCGCCAAGGTCGAGGGTGCCCCCGAACCGCAGGTACGCACGGCCGCGGTGCCGTCCGGCACGAACCTGCTCGGCCTGCTCAACCACCTGACCTTCGTCGAACGTTCGATGTTCCTCGGGGACGAGGTCACCGACTGGCAGGCGACGTTCCAGGCCGCACCGGCGGACAGCGTGGCCGCTGTCCTCGCCCGCTACCGCAAGGCCGTCCAGGCCGCGAACCTCGTGCTCGAGGGATGCACCGATCTCGGCGCACCCCTCCCCCGTCCGCGGCCGGACCGCCCCGCGCCCAGCATCCGCTGGGCACTGACCCACATGATCGAGGAGACCGGCAGGCACGCGGGCCACGCGGACATCCTCCGCGAACTGATCGACGGCACGACCGGGCGCTGA
- a CDS encoding glycosyltransferase, translating into MRVLLTTVGSRGDVEPVVGLAVALRGLGVQARVCAPPDEEFARLLERVGVPLVPLGPSVRSVVAGPKPPTAEDAFRFAAELVTARFETLTAAAEGCDLLLAAGLMPAGARDVAEKLGIRYVYACLQLYGLPSRYFAPGARPGTPSPQGETDLETLWEQDAKRVNALYGEALNSHRAAIGLPPVDNVRDYVFTDQPWLAADPVLCPSQGWTDLDLVHTGAWILPDDRPLPEGLEAFLDAGAPPVYVGFGSMASYAPKDIARVAIEAVRARGRRIVLASGWAELAPIDDAEDCFVVGEVNQQALFRRVAAVVHHGGAGTTTTAARAGAPQVVVPQIADQPYFADRVAELGIGVAHEGSTPTVDSLSTALTTALDPGTRARAGAVAGTIRADGATVAAKLLLETQAQVGVGR; encoded by the coding sequence GTGCGCGTGTTGTTGACGACGGTGGGATCGCGCGGGGATGTCGAACCGGTGGTGGGGCTCGCGGTGGCGTTGCGGGGACTCGGCGTCCAGGCGCGGGTGTGCGCGCCTCCGGACGAGGAGTTCGCGCGGCTGCTGGAGCGGGTCGGCGTGCCGCTGGTGCCACTGGGCCCTTCGGTGCGCTCGGTGGTCGCCGGGCCGAAACCACCGACTGCGGAAGACGCCTTCCGGTTCGCCGCCGAGCTGGTCACCGCGCGGTTCGAGACGCTGACCGCCGCGGCCGAGGGGTGTGACCTGCTGCTGGCGGCCGGCCTGATGCCGGCAGGCGCCAGGGATGTGGCCGAGAAGCTAGGTATCCGCTACGTGTACGCCTGCTTGCAGCTCTACGGGCTGCCCTCGCGGTACTTCGCGCCAGGGGCGCGGCCGGGCACACCCTCGCCGCAGGGGGAGACCGACCTCGAGACGCTGTGGGAGCAGGACGCCAAGCGGGTGAACGCGCTGTACGGCGAGGCGCTGAACAGCCATCGGGCGGCGATCGGGCTGCCGCCGGTGGACAACGTCCGCGACTACGTCTTCACCGACCAGCCGTGGCTGGCGGCGGACCCGGTGCTGTGTCCTTCGCAGGGCTGGACGGACCTCGACCTCGTGCACACCGGGGCGTGGATCCTGCCCGACGACCGCCCGCTCCCGGAAGGGCTGGAGGCGTTCCTTGACGCCGGCGCGCCACCGGTGTACGTGGGCTTCGGGAGCATGGCCTCCTATGCCCCGAAGGACATCGCCAGGGTGGCCATCGAGGCGGTCCGCGCGCGGGGGCGCCGGATCGTGCTCGCCAGCGGCTGGGCCGAACTGGCCCCGATCGACGACGCGGAGGACTGCTTCGTCGTCGGCGAGGTCAATCAGCAAGCCCTGTTCCGCAGGGTGGCCGCCGTCGTGCACCATGGCGGCGCGGGCACCACGACGACGGCGGCGCGGGCCGGCGCACCGCAGGTGGTGGTGCCGCAGATCGCGGACCAGCCGTACTTTGCCGACCGCGTGGCCGAACTGGGTATCGGTGTGGCACACGAGGGCTCGACACCGACCGTGGACTCCCTCTCCACCGCGCTCACCACGGCCCTGGACCCGGGGACCCGAGCCCGTGCCGGGGCCGTGGCCGGAACGATCCGAGCCGATGGGGCGACGGTGGCCGCGAAACTGCTCCTCGAGACCCAGGCTCAGGTCGGCGTCGGCCGGTAG
- the def gene encoding peptide deformylase: MAVRELRYFGDPVLKSVADPVTRFDKATEALVTDLLDTVAGPGRAGLAAPQIGVGLRAFSYHVEDQVGYVLNPELVELSEETHEIDEGCLSVPELWFPTRRAKRAVVRGVDLRNEPVTVRGDGVMAQCLQHETDHLDGILYLDRLAANRKREALREARQRDWFWRK; this comes from the coding sequence ATGGCCGTGCGCGAGCTGCGGTACTTCGGCGATCCGGTGCTGAAGAGTGTCGCGGACCCGGTGACCCGGTTCGACAAGGCGACCGAGGCACTGGTCACCGACCTGCTGGACACGGTGGCGGGCCCCGGCAGGGCCGGGCTGGCCGCGCCGCAGATCGGGGTCGGGCTGCGGGCGTTCAGTTACCACGTCGAGGACCAGGTGGGCTACGTGCTGAACCCGGAACTGGTGGAGCTGTCCGAGGAGACGCACGAGATCGACGAGGGCTGCCTTTCCGTGCCCGAGCTGTGGTTTCCCACCCGCCGCGCGAAGCGGGCCGTGGTGCGCGGGGTGGACCTGCGCAACGAACCGGTCACCGTGCGGGGCGATGGGGTCATGGCGCAGTGCCTGCAACACGAAACCGACCACCTGGACGGAATTCTCTACCTGGACCGGCTGGCGGCCAATCGCAAACGCGAGGCGTTGCGCGAGGCCCGGCAACGGGACTGGTTCTGGCGTAAGTAA